The following proteins are encoded in a genomic region of Nicotiana sylvestris chromosome 4, ASM39365v2, whole genome shotgun sequence:
- the LOC138889109 gene encoding uncharacterized protein: MKDPFVLWNGLKERYDNLKLVTLPQARYDWAHLRLQDFKSVSEYNSAMFRITSKFKLCGDNISEYDMLEKSFTTFHASNMVLQQQYREKGFTKYSQLIFLLLVAERNNELLMRNHENRPTGSTPLPKEDEVYSHYANRGKGRGYICGRGHGHIQGRNFPGVNHPPPKNNFQKWKGKDEKRNAEGSETKCYRCSGKGHWAKICRIPKHLVELYQASLKNKGPEANLVCDNEFDITHLDVADFFEHPDEKINHLIGDGSVVEMIEQFNFYAFLFVVCNE, translated from the coding sequence ATGAAAGATCCATTTGTTTTGTGGAATGgtttaaaggaaagatatgacaacttaaagttggtcactcttccacaagcacgatatgattgggctcatcttaggctccaagactttaagtctgtttctgaatataattctgctatgtttagaattacttctaaatttaaACTCTGTGGAGATAATATCAGTGAatatgatatgcttgaaaaatcgtttacaacgtttcatgcctccaatatggtcTTGCAACAGCAGTACCGAGAGAAAGGCTTCACAAAGTACTCTCAGTTGATTTTTCTTCTACTTGTGGCTGAACGAAACAATGAATTGCTTATGAGAAATCACGAAAATCGACCTACTGGGTCTACACCATTGCCTAAAGAGGATGAGGTGTATTCCCATTATGCTAAtcgtggaaaaggtcgtggctATATTTGTGGTCGTGGTCATGGCCATATCCAAGGAAGAAATTTTCCTGGTGTTAATCATCCTCCAccaaaaaataatttccaaaaatgGAAAGGGAAAGATGAGAAGCGAAACGCAGAGGGTTCAGAAACTAAATGCTATCGTTGCAGTGGAAAAGGGCATTGGGCAAAAATTTGTCGCATACCAAAacatttggttgagctttatcaagcatctctGAAAAATAAAGGCCCTGAAGCCAATCTTGTCTGTGACAATGAATTTGACATCACCCACTTGGATGTGGCAGATTTTTTTGAGCACCCTGATGAAAAAATAAACCACTTGATCGGTGATGGATCTGTGGTAGAGATGATTGAGCAATttaatttttatgctttcttaTTCGTAGTATGTAATGAATAA